In one Sesamum indicum cultivar Zhongzhi No. 13 linkage group LG12, S_indicum_v1.0, whole genome shotgun sequence genomic region, the following are encoded:
- the LOC105174756 gene encoding uncharacterized protein LOC105174756, which yields MLLSQSGEEGKRNRASLSLSLSYMVCFCFLVDQKSVVRRSKPVAGMCSRCRHGATVADMRTLTRFCYIPFYCKSWKAIMCSFCGTILKSYR from the coding sequence ATGCTTCTGAGCCAAAGTggtgaagaaggaaaaaggaatagggcctctctctctctctctctttcatatATGGTTTGCTTCTGTTTTCTGGTGGACCAGAAGAGCGTGGTGCGGCGGAGCAAGCCGGTGGCGGGGATGTGCTCGCGGTGCCGCCATGGAGCCACGGTGGCGGATATGAGAACGCTGACCAGGTTTTGCTACATCCCATTTTATTGCAAGTCGTGGAAGGCCATCATGTGTAGTTTTTGTGGGACTATTCTAAAATCTTACAGGTGA
- the LOC105174758 gene encoding lysine-specific histone demethylase 1 homolog 2 — MGETGDTPILDNPGSRRLLRRKRGSKNYDENLMDELIEKHLGGSLKKKNRTQEDLEKETETEAMIALSLGFPIDELLDEEIRAGVVSELGGKEQNDYIVVRNHILAKWRDNVHSWLSKAQIKETVSNDYARLMNAAYDFLLINGYINFGVSASFESQIFEETTEASVIIVGAGLAGLAAARQLRSFGFKVLVLEGRSRPGGRVYTQKMGQEGNYAAVDLGGSVITGIHANPLGVLARQLSIPLHKVRDKCPLYKPDGTPVDEKIDSEVELIFNKLLDKVTQLRQIMGGYAANISLGSVLDTLRQLYAVARSNEERQLLDWHFANLEFSNAGSLSNLSAAYWDQDDPYEMGGDHCFLAGGNWRLIRALCKGVPILYGKTVETIRYGNEGVEVIAGNQVFQADMVLCTVPLGVLKKGKIRFEPGLPEKKLAAIERLGFGLLNKVAMVFAHNFWGEDLDTFGSLRESSHHRGEFFLFYSYHTVSGAPVLVALVAGEAAQLFENTDPASSVHHVLRILRGIYAPKGIHVPNPLQSICTRWGTDPLSYGSYSHIRVQSSGNDYDILAEPVGGRLFFGGEATTRQYPATMHGAYLSGLREASRILQATRARQNNPRKSMQKNLGQNIDILLDLFKRPDLAFEEFCFVFDLSSGDPKSLGLMQVTLGTCCNGYISDDCNGKEICSQQLLNQPVQLYTVISREQAQDLQQATEGHSNKLSFLCQKHGLKLMGANAIGLLGSTLISNIASSRRSRSRSRILAG; from the exons ATGGGGGAAACTGGGGATACCCCTATATTGGATAATCCAGGTTCCAGAAGGTTATTGAGAAGGAAGAGGGgctcaaaaaattatgatgagaATTTGATGGATGAGTTGATAGAGAAGCATTTGGGTGGTtctttgaagaagaaaaataggaCACAGGAAGATTTAGAGAAGGAAACTGAGACCGAAGCCATGATAGCATTGTCTTTGGGATTTCCAATTGACGAGTTACTTGATGAAGAAATAAGAGCTGGGGTTGTGAGTGAATTGGGTGGGAAAGAGCAGAATGATTACATAGTTGTAAGGAACCACATACTTGCAAAGTGGAGGGACAATGTGCACTCATGGCTTTCCAAAGCACAGATTAAGGAAACCGTAAGTAATGACTACGCGCGCTTGATGAATGCAGCTTATGACTTCCTTCTAATAAAtggttatataaattttggggTTTCGGCATCATTTGAGTCTCAAATTTTTGAGGAAACTACGGAGGCTTCTGTGATAATTGTTGGAGCAGGACTTGCAGGGTTGGCAGCAGCAAGGCAGCTCAGATCCTTTGGTTTCAAAGTGCTCGTCCTCGAAGGTAGGAGCCGACCTGGGGGAAGAGTTTACACTCAAAAGATGGGTCAAGAGGGTAACTATGCTGCTGTTGACCTTGGTGGCAGTGTAATAACTGGTATTCATGCCAACCCTCTTGGAGTTCTAGCCAGACAACTTTCGATTCCTCTTCACAAGGTCAGAGATAAGTGCCCTCTATACAAACCGGATGGAACACCCgttgatgaaaaaattgattcgGAGGTCGAACTCATCTTTAATAAGCTGCTTGACAAAGTTACCCAACTTAGACAAATAATGGGTGGATATGCGGCTAATATTTCTCTAGGTTCAGTTCTAGACACACTTAGACAATTATATGCTGTTGCTAGAAGCAATGAGGAAAGACAACTACTTGATTGGCATTTTGCTAACCTGGAATTTTCCAATGCTGGAAGTCTTTCAAACCTTTCTGCTGCTTATTGGGACCAAGATGATCCTTATGAAATGGGAGGCGACCACTGTTTTCTTGCAGGTGGAAACTGGAGATTAATCAGAGCTTTATGTAAAGGAGTTCCGATCTTATATGGTAAGACCGTTGAGACCATTAGGTATGGCAATGAAGGTGTTGAGGTCATTGCAGGGAATCAAGTGTTTCAAGCAGATATGGTCCTTTGCACTGTCCCCCTTGGAGTCctgaaaaaaggaaaaatcagATTTGAACCTGGTTTACCTGAAAAGAAGCTAGCAGCAATAGAAAGACTCGGGTTTGGGTTGCTTAATAAGGTGGCCATGGTTTTCGCCCATAATTTCTGGGGGGAGGACTTGGATACATTTGGCTCACTGAGAGAATCCAGCCACCATCGGGGagaattctttttgttttacagCTACCATACTGTTTCTGGTGCTCCGGTTCTTGTTGCGCTGGTAGCCGGAGAAGCAGCACAACTTTTTGAAAACACAGACCCAGCTTCTTCTGTTCATCACGTTTTGAGAATCCTCAGAG GCATATACGCTCCCAAGGGAATTCATGTACCTAATCCTTTACAATCAATATGTACTAGATGGGGAACTGATCCTCTTTCTTATGGTTCATATTCGCACATCAGAGTCCAGTCTTCTGGAAACGACTATGATATCCTTGCAGAACCTGTAGGTGGCCGTTTGTTTTTCGGTGGCGAGGCCACAACTAGGCAGTACCCTGCCACCATGCATGGTGCTTATCTAAGTGGCCTTAGAGAAGCTTCTCGAATCCTCCAAGCCACAAGGGCTAGGCAAAATAATCCTAGGAAGTCCATGCAGAAGAATCTGGGACAGAacattgatattttgttaGACCTCTTCAAGAGACCTGATCTAGCATTTGAAGAATTTTGCTTTGTGTTTGATCTTTCCTCTGGAGACCCTAAATCTTTGGGATTAATGCAAGTGACTCTTGGCACATGCTGCAATGGATATATCAGTGACGACTGTAATGGGAAGGAGATTTGCAGTCAGCAGTTGTTAAATCAACCGGTGCAGCTATATACAGTAATATCTCGTGAACAGGCACAAGACTTGCAGCAGGCTACTGAAGGACATTCAAATAAGTTATCTTTTCTGTGCCAAAAGCACGGCCTGAAGTTGATGGGGGCCAATGCTATCGGACTCTTAGGTAGCACATTGATTTCTAATATTGCTAGTTCAAGGAGAAGTAGGAGTAGGTCTCGCATACTTGCTGGATAA
- the LOC105174759 gene encoding LOW QUALITY PROTEIN: uncharacterized protein LOC105174759 (The sequence of the model RefSeq protein was modified relative to this genomic sequence to represent the inferred CDS: inserted 1 base in 1 codon), whose protein sequence is MFLYLSSTTSVYPPRTFTLPCAATAYTGAKISARRKSRVSAVSLHCEEQTFVPEVEKAVDSLYPEFRAVDNLVARNSARVLKAFQNGRVGSHHFGGSTGYGHEEAGGREALDQAFAEIFGAESAIVRAQVCHFPSMFXLFDRGDNTFLLTLVHCQFFSGTHAITCALFAFLRPGDELLAVAGAPYDTLEEVIGIRDSDNIGSLKDFGIDYREVPLSEDGGLDWGALRVALRPQTKCALIQRSCGYSWRRSLSVDEIGRAIKIIKLQNPNCLIMVDNCYGEFTEIMEPSMVGADLIAGSFIKNPGGTIAPCGGYVAGRKKWVAAAAARLSAPGLGVDCGSTPGDIMRIFFQGLFLAPQMVGEAIKGSLLIAEVMAGRGYKVQPGRRVPRHDVVQAVQLGSRERLLAFCEAVQRSSPVSSFTKPIAGATPGYASEVIFADGTFIDGSTSELSCDGPLREPFAVYCQGGSHWTQWGLVLGEVLKFL, encoded by the exons ATGTTTCTGTACTTATCCTCCACCACATCCGTTTATCCTCCGCGCACTTTCACCTTACCCTGCGCAGCCACCGCTTATACCGGAGCCAAAATTTCTGCCCGCCGGAAGTCTCGGGTTTCAGCTGTCTCTCTCCATTGCGAGGAACAAACGTTTGTTCCTGAG GTTGAGAAAGCAGTGGACTCGTTGTACCCGGAGTTCCGAGCAGTGGATAATTTGGTGGCGCGCAACTCGGCGCGCGTGCTTAAAGCTTTTCAGAATGGTCGTGTTGGATCTCAT CACTTTGGTGGCAGCACAGGCTATGGTCATGAAGAAGCCGGTGGGCGTGAGGCGCTTGATCAAGCCTTTGCAGAAATTTTTGGTGCTGAATCTGCAATTGTTAGAGCACAGGTTTGCCATTTCCCGTCGATGT CTTTGTTTGATAGGGGTGATAATACTTTCTTACTTACTCTTGTTCACTGCCAGTTTTTCTCAGGTACTCATGCAATCACCTGTGCATTGTTTGCTTTTCTAAGGCCAGGAGATGAG CTTCTGGCAGTTGCTGGAGCTCCTTATGATACACTGGAGGAGGTGATTGGAATAAGAGACTCTGACAATATAGGTTCTTTGAAAGATTTTGGAATAGATTACAGAGAAGTGCCA CTTTCTGAGGATGGTGGACTGGACTGGGGTGCCCTAAGGGTTGCTTTGAGACCTCAGACAAAATGTGCACTCATTCAGAGGTCATGTGGTTATTCATGGAGACGCAGCTTGAGTGTAGATGAAATAGGAAGGGCAATAAAGATAATCAAG TTGCAGAATCCAAATTGTTTGATCATGGTGGATAACTGCTATGGTGAATTTACGGAGATCATGGAACCTTCGATGGTG GGTGCAGATTTAATTGCTGgaagttttataaaaaatcctGGTGGAACAATTGCGCCATGTGGTGGGTATGTTGctggaagaaaaaaatgggTAGCAGCAGCAGCTGCTCGTCTCTCCGCACCAGGTCTAGGAGTTGACTGTGGTTCAACTCCAGGAGATAttatgagaatattttttcaagGTCTGTTTCTTGCTCCACAAATGGTTGGCGAAGCAATAAAG GGAAGCCTTCTGATTGCTGAAGTCATGGCAGGTCGAGGATACAAGGTTCAACCAGGTCGCCGGGTTCCTCGCCATGATGTAGTTCAG GCAGTACAGCTTGGAAGCCGCGAGCGCCTGCTTGCCTTCTGTGAGGCCGTGCAGAGAAGTTCTCCTGTTAGTTCTTTTACAAAGCCCATAGCAGGTGCTACTCCTGGCTATGCGTCTGAG GTGATATTTGCTGATGGAACTTTTATTGATGGAAGTACAAGTGAACTTTCATGTGATGGACCACTGAGGGAGCCGTTTGCTGTTTATTGTCAG GGTGGCAGCCATTGGACTCAATGGGGACTAGTTCTTGGGGAggttctaaaatttttatag
- the LOC105174757 gene encoding uncharacterized protein LOC105174757, protein MKNLISSNCFRFITLVLLFLVCVVDAHGDTITCYTRKSPCFLKQLKCPAECPSKQPTSSYAKVCYLNCNSPICKPECKNKKPNCNGPGAACLDPRFIGADGTVFYFHGQSNHHFTLVSDPNLHINARFIGLRPVGRQRDFTWIQALGVLFDAHTFSVEATKARKWDQETDHLKFSYNGQELTVPSIWESPENKIKVERTSEKNSVVISLPEVAEISINVVPVTKEDDRIHNYRIPSDDCFAHLEVQFRFYGLSGNVEGVLGRTYQADFVNPAKLGVAMPVVGGEDKYRTSSLLATDCARCMFSRGAVLSEGNSVSVESV, encoded by the exons ATGAAGAACCTAATAAGCAGCAACTGTTTCCGTTTCATTACCCTTGTGCTACTCTTTCTGGTCTGTGTAGTCGACGCCCATGGAGATACAATAACCTGCTACACCAGGAAAAGTCCGTGCTTCCTCAAGCAACTCAAGTGCCCCGCCGAGTGCCCCTCCAAGCAACCCACCAGCTCCTACGCTAAAGTCTGTTACCTCAACTGTAACTCACCCATATGCAAGCCCGAATGCAAGA ATAAGAAGCCTAACTGCAACGGCCCCGGGGCTGCCTGCCTGGACCCCCGCTTTATAGGCGCAGACGGGACTGTCTTCTACTTCCACGGCCAGAGCAACCACCACTTCACCTTAGTGTCAGATCCCAATCTTCACATCAACGCCCGCTTCATCGGCCTACGCCCCGTCGGCAGGCAGCGCGACTTCACATGGATTCAAGCCCTCGGAGTCCTCTTCGACGCCCACACTTTCTCCGTCGAGGCAACTAAAGCTCGAAAATGGGATCAAGAAACCGACCACCTGAAGTTCTCCTACAACGGCCAAGAATTAACCGTTCCGTCCATCTGGGAATCCCCGGAGAACAAAATCAAGGTGGAAAGAACGTCGGAGAAGAACAGCGTCGTCATCAGTTTACCTGAAGTGGCTGAGATCTCAATCAACGTTGTGCCCGTGACGAAGGAGGATGACAGGATTCACAACTATCGCATACCTTCCGATGATTGTTTTGCTCACTTGGAAGTGCAGTTTAGGTTCTATGGCCTGTCTGGAAACGTGGAGGGTGTGCTTGGGAGAACTTATCAGGCGGACTTTGTGAACCCTGCGAAGCTGGGCGTGGCGATGCCGGTCGTGGGAGGTGAAGATAAGTACAGAACGTCGTCGCTTTTGGCTACGGATTGTGCGCGCTGTATGTTCTCTCGGGGTGCAGTTTTGAGTGAAGGAAATAGCGTGTCAGTTGAGTCTGTGTAA